In a genomic window of Wyeomyia smithii strain HCP4-BCI-WySm-NY-G18 chromosome 1, ASM2978416v1, whole genome shotgun sequence:
- the LOC129718171 gene encoding rho GTPase-activating protein 190 isoform X1 gives MKQINVAVVGLSGVEKDKGQLGVGKSCLCNRFVRPKTDDYAIDHISVLSQSDFSGRVVNNDHFLYWGEVRKTSDEGVEYNFSVVEQTEFVDDATFQPFKVGKMEPYSKRCSAIRLSSQEKLKYICKNQLGIEHEYEEVVLPEGRFLVDGFVCVFDVSVVPNRTVEKQIEFINQIVNNILKNKKPIVLVTTKNDDANELYIREVEKFCSRKEYKGQIVMVESSAHESINVDLGFIVLAQIIDKAKQRSKIMSYTEAAKQRTDLLNASSEFVTRLIRTQITDHRSIWTSSSKKLASHREWNDFLELFGQEAGQRIFRRHIKKLREDYQAKKLQSYMESFACVLQELLPDMNSINLELDTFNDWQSIRGYFRNHVEFEQYFFDAVERGGSWAELSDMSDMEDENRIPFDILETAEAETVFKNHMNALQQEQKRLEWKKQFKKLLEETGYVTPGKQLAEVRVLFMGRECFEALSEHDCQQIYDNHQRELIETAKHNFQELLMEHADLFYHFKNIEPSGTVTQNDVKEITDVLQEDLRYKLLDRLDQDRKLMLFQHLGFVHCPIREHCPAFPNCMDALIERILIANQNLPNPRFAQKDGQLQLNLIVIGLDYIANDFIDKVHQHCNDNGEYIVDGQVYGLNIETINRENDSFSFDLASKGLICCYSNRQTFTYIYEVLDRLLVDNLDFKDSVNNLHIVFMSDEKNSESTLQQLQSDGQSLAERLHCVFIDENEFYASGQETRFVDTTLNSVIDSIPFEELKYGMNMVDMPDLRIIMCIFCGDPFSIENLLSSMMIEQSCISAGERNIIFEMFLGDSKRRVELILSSYHGANAFRDDLIHGFILLYSSKRKASLSTLSAFSLNIPNLPMQIVSVSEQGGVNAFFNNETSQMLITEGNAIADKLRAHFATASDDDNQFKFASFAPFLKEVWDKKPEIEQAFNMEEPLTIDSGEGTMEHSMHHHHQQAPQPPPRYESYLINGSSTTYRSGNQHPHPHQQQKMLFDNRSINSLDDLDNLKQHQQQYSNMYYYEDSSDFDKGGSNQGFQIYPPPTTPPEPAPPDHLLTPSSILRQLKANTVSQSQSSLEEINSDVSGSKDSINTYDSGWLDDGFLIPKQDNKQNEDIWKQVNAHHAFTTGRRPNQTSFAKKIRPKGPSQTLKQPGKLNLKSFAIVNEAIARMNIGQSDGQGQLGMGGGQPPPPMTEKEKKKAKKLLQQQLENAPLAAPEDDSEDYEDEAGYEQINDAFSDAVNNVASQLFTTFSGGQRVIVGPDAAQREAMDLAGKNKLRQRREKEQIFNIPEYSDSESDSSSLERKRSTDGYSKINRKPQTHKRHRKKRTAIPVQPPKIPLGPFGGGGGLGSAGAGDGGGPPMMVSMPGSGGPLGSALGMPMMYQKLKNEKNIGMDRQEDESSIDVSSPRDNNSPIFGVLPKMGGDREKLITKQKNWFGKEIDSSKSSSKDSKDSDTNSKKTAGRTGKLTGKNAKNVPPVPQQPSLASFKQSDKNLVPLFVEKCVKFIELEGLDSEGIYRVPGNRTHVDLLYQKFDEEVDVDIEKLDIPVNAVATALKDFFSKRLPPLFAADMMAELEDIAGSRPQQAISSHNMDVVKTDRSCRLIALRSLLGRLPTNNFAILSYIFQHFVRVSENSKLNSMDSKNLAICWWPTLLPIEFTDMMRFETMRPYLEDIVQTMIDQYPFLFRGEEAFVMV, from the exons ATGAAACAGATCAATGTTGCCGTCGTCGGACTGTCCGGTGTCGAGAAGGACAAGGGCCAGCTGGGGGTGGGCAAGTCCTGCCTGTGCAATCGGTTTGTCCGACCGAAAACCGATGATTATGCGATCGATCACATTTCGGTGCTGAGTCAG TCCGACTTCAGCGGCCGGGTTGTAAACAACGATCACTTTCTCTACTGGGGTGAGGTGCGTAAAACGTCCGACGAGGGCGTCGAGTATAATTTTAGCGTCGTCGAGCAGACCGAGTTTGTTGACGATGCCACATTCCAGCCCTTCAAGGTGGGCAAAATGGAACCGTACAGCAAACGGTGTTCGGCCATCCGACTTAGCTCGCAGGAAAAACTAAAGTACATCTGCAAAAATCAGCTCGGCATTGAGCACGAATACGAAGAAGTCGTCCTCCCGGAGGGTCGATTCCTAGTGGATGGATTCGTGTGCGTGTTCGACGTCAGCGTAGTCCCCAATCGGACCGTCGAGAAGCAGATCGAGTTCATCAACCAGATCGTGAACAACATCCTGAAGAACAAAAAACCAATCGTGCTGGTGACGACCAAAAACGATGACGCCAACGAGTTGTACATTCGCGAGGTGGAAAAATTCTGCAGTCGAAAGGAATACAAAGGTCAAATCGTGATGGTGGAATCGTCGGCCCACGAAAGCATCAACGTTGATTTGGGTTTCATCGTGCTGGCACAGATTATCGATAAGGCAAAGCAGCGCTCGAAAATTATGAGCTACACCGAAGCAGCCAAACAGCGAACCGATCTGCTGAATGCCAGCTCCGAGTTCGTAACCCGCCTGATACGCACCCAAATCACCGATCACCGGTCGATTTGGACTAGCTCGTCGAAAAAACTAGCCAGCCACCGGGAGTGGAACGATTTTTTGGAACTGTTTGGTCAGGAAGCGGGTCAGCGGATATTCCGGCGGcatattaaaaagttacgtGAAGACTACCAGGCGAAGAAGCTCCAAAGTTACATGGAGTCGTTCGCGTGTGTCTTGCAGGAGCTTCTACCGGACATGAACAGTATTAACCTGGAGCTGGATACCTTCAACGATTGGCAGTCTATTCGGGGCTACTTCCGTAACCATGTCGAGTTCGAGCAGTATTTCTTCGATGCGGTCGAACGGGGTGGCAGCTGGGCGGAGTTGAGCGATATGAGCGACATGGAGGACGAAAACCGGATACCGTTCGATATCCTGGAGACGGCCGAGGCGGAAACGGTGTTCAAAAACCACATGAACGCACTGCAGCAGGAGCAGAAGCGGCTGGA ATGGAAGAAGCAGTTCAAAAAGCTGCTGGAGGAAACCGGTTACGTAACACCGGGCAAACAGCTGGCGGAGGTCCGGGTCCTGTTTATGGGTCGCGAGTGCTTCGAAGCCCTGTCGGAGCATGACTGCCAGCAGATCTACGATAACCACCAGCGGGAGCTCATCGAAACAGCGAAGCACAATTTCCAGGAGCTGCTTATGGAACATGCCGATTTGTTTTACCACTTTAAAAACATTGAACCGTCGGGAACGGTCACGCAGAACGACGTGAAGGAGATCACCGATGTGCTGCAGGAGGACCTCCGCTATAAGCTGCTCGATCGGCTCGATCAGGACCGTAAGCTGATGCTGTTCCAACATCTCGGTTTCGTTCACTGTCCGATCCGCGAGCACTGTCCGGCGTTTCCGAATTGCATGGATGCGCTGATTGAACGGATTTTGATCGCCAACCAGAA ccTACCGAATCCCCGCTTCGCCCAGAAAGATGGCCAGCTGCAGTTAAATTTGATCGTTATCGGACTGGATTACATTGCGAATGATTTTATCGACAAAGTGCACCAGCACTGCAACGACAACGGCGAGTACATCGTCGACGGGCAGGTCTACGGACTGAACATAGAAACCATCAACCGGGAGAACGATTCCTTCTCGTTTGATTTGGCCTCCAAGGGGCTAATCTGTTGCTACTCGAACAGGCAAACTTTTACCTACATCTACGAAGTGCTCGACCGTCTACTAGTGGATAATCTAGACTTCAAAGATAGTGTAAACAATCTGCACATCGTGTTTATGAGTGACGAGAAGAATAGTGAGAGTACCCTGCAGCAGCTGCAAAGTGATGGCCAATCGCTGGCGGAACGTCTTCACTGTGTCTTCATTGACGAGAACGAATTCTACGCCTCCGGACAGGAGACCCGTTTCGTGGATACCACACTGAACAGTGTAATCGACTCGATTCCCTTCGAGGAACTCAAGTATGGCATGAATATGGTGGACATGCCCGATCTGCGGATTATTATGTGCATTTTTTGTGGCGATCCATTCTCGATCGAAAACTTGCTGAGTTCGATGATGATCGAACAGTCCTGCATCAGTGCTGGAGAGCGTAACATCATTTTCGAGATGTTCCTAGGGGACTCCAAGCGACGCGTGGAACTTATTCTGTCCTCTTACCATGGGGCGAATGCCTTCCGAGATGATCTAATCCATGGTTTTATCCTGCTGTACTCAAGCAAACGAAAGGCGTCCCTATCGACACTGAGCGCCTTTTCGCTGAACATTCCGAACCTACCAATGCAGATTGTGTCCGTCTCGGAGCAAGGTGGTGTCAATGCCTTCTTCAACAACGAAACCTCCCAGATGCTGATCACCGAGGGGAACGCCATAGCCGACAAGCTGCGGGCACACTTCGCCACCGCCTCCGATGACGATAACCAGTTCAAATTCGCTTCGTTTGCTCCCTTCCTGAAAGAGGTCTGGGACAAGAAGCCAGAAATCGAGCAAGCCTTCAACATGGAGGAACCTCTGACAATCGATTCCGGCGAAGGAACGATGGAACACTCGATGCATCACCATCACCAGCAAGCGCCGCAACCACCGCCACGATACGAAAGCTATCTGATCAATGGTTCCTCAACAACCTACCGCAGTGGTAATCAGCACCCGCACCCCCATCAACAGCAAAAGATGCTGTTTGATAATCGTTCCATCAATTCGTTGGACGATCTAGACAACCTAAAGCAGCATCAGCAACAGTATTCCAACATGTACTACTACGAGGATAGCAGTGATTTTGACAAGGGTGGAAGTAACCAGGGCTTTCAGATTTATCCGCCACCAACGACACCACCGGAACCGGCGCCACCTGATCATCTGCTGACGCCTTCGTCCATTCTGCGCCAGTTGAAGGCCAACACGGTTTCGCAATCGCAGAGCAGCCTCGAGGAGATTAACT CCGACGTCAGCGGATCCAAGGACTCGATCAACACCTACGACTCAG GCTGGCTAGACGACGGTTTTCTAATCCCGAAGCAGGACAACAAACAGAACGAAGACATCTGGAAGCAGGTTAATGCCCACCACGCCTTCACCACCGGTCGAAGACCGAATCAGACATCGTTCGCGAAGAAAATTCGCCCCAAAGGCCCAAGCCAAACATTGAAGCAGCCGGGAAAACTAAATCTAAAAAGTTTCGCCATTGTCAATGAAGCGATTGCTCGGATGAATATCGGCCAATCCGATGGTCAAGGCCAGCTGGGAATGGGTGGTGGCCAGCCGCCTCCTCCGATGACCGAAAAGGAGAAAAAGAAAGCCAAAAAGCTGCTGCAGCAGCAGCTAGAAAATGCGCCGCTTGCGGCTCCCGAGGATGATAGCGAGGACTACGAAGATGAAGCCGGCTACGAGCAGATCAACGATGCATTTAGCGATGCGGTTAACAACGTGGCGAGTCAATTATTTACCACCTTCTCCGGTGGGCAGCGTGTAATCGTCGGACCCGATGCGGCACAGCGGGAAGCCATGGATTTGGCTGGGAAGAACAAGCTTCGACAGCGGCGGGAGAAGGAACAAA TTTTCAACATTCCAGAGTACTCCGATTCGGAGAGCGATTCCAGTTCGCTGGAACGCAAACGCTCAACGGACGGGTACTCGAAAATCAACCGTAAACCACAGACACACAAGCGGCACCGCAAGAAGCGTACCGCAATCCCAGTGCAGCCGCCAAAAATCCCGCTGGGTCCTTTCGGAGGTGGTGGCGGGCTCGGTTCCGCGGGGGCAGGTGATGGCGGAGGACCTCCGATGATGGTGTCCATGCCAGGCAGTGGAGGCCCGCTTGGCTCCGCTCTCGGCATGCCGATGATGTACCAGAAGCTTAAAAACGAAAAGAACATCGGAATGGACCGGCAGGAGGATGAATCCAGTATTGATGTGTCCTCGCCGAGGGACAACAATTCGCCGATC TTTGGCGTTCTTCCCAAAATGGGTGGCGATCGGGAAAAGTTGATCACCAAGCAGAAGAACTGGTTCGGTAAGGAGATCGATAGCAGCAAGAGCAGTTCCAAAGACTCGAAGGATTCGGACACCAACTCGAAGAAGACGGCCGGCCGTACCGGAAAGCTGACCGGTAAGAATGCTAAAAATGTTCCTCCCGTTCCGCAGCAGCCATCGCTGGCGAGCTTCAAGCAGTCGGACAAGAATTTAGTTCCATTATTCGTGGAAAAGTGTGTTAAATTTATCGAACTGGAGGGACTGGACTCGGAGGGAATCTATCGAGTTCCCGGTAATAGGACTCACGTCGATCTGCTGTATCAGAAGTTCGATGAAG AGGTTGATGTGGACATCGAGAAGTTGGACATTCCTGTGAATGCGGTGGCGACAGCTTTGAAGGATTTCTTTTCCAAGCGATTGCCGCCGTTGTTTGCCGCCGATATGATGGCTGAGCTGGAGGATATTGCCGGATCACGGCCTCAGCAGGCCATCAGTAGTCATAACATGGATGTGGTGAAAACCGACCGCAGTTGTCGACTGATTGCGCTGCGATCGCTGCTCGGTCGGCTACCGACGAATAATTTTGCGATCCTCAGTTATATCTTCCAACATTTCGTGAG GGTCTCGGAAAACTCCAAGCTTAACAGCATGGATAGCAAAAACCTAGCGATCTGCTGGTGGCCAACACTGCTGCCGATCGAGTTCACCGACATGATGCGGTTCGAAACGATGCGACCCTACCTGGAGGACATCGTCCAGACGATGATCGATCAGTATCCGTTCTTGTTCCGCGGTGAGGAAGCCTTCGTGATGGTCTGA
- the LOC129718171 gene encoding rho GTPase-activating protein 190 isoform X2 encodes MKQINVAVVGLSGVEKDKGQLGVGKSCLCNRFVRPKTDDYAIDHISVLSQSDFSGRVVNNDHFLYWGEVRKTSDEGVEYNFSVVEQTEFVDDATFQPFKVGKMEPYSKRCSAIRLSSQEKLKYICKNQLGIEHEYEEVVLPEGRFLVDGFVCVFDVSVVPNRTVEKQIEFINQIVNNILKNKKPIVLVTTKNDDANELYIREVEKFCSRKEYKGQIVMVESSAHESINVDLGFIVLAQIIDKAKQRSKIMSYTEAAKQRTDLLNASSEFVTRLIRTQITDHRSIWTSSSKKLASHREWNDFLELFGQEAGQRIFRRHIKKLREDYQAKKLQSYMESFACVLQELLPDMNSINLELDTFNDWQSIRGYFRNHVEFEQYFFDAVERGGSWAELSDMSDMEDENRIPFDILETAEAETVFKNHMNALQQEQKRLEWKKQFKKLLEETGYVTPGKQLAEVRVLFMGRECFEALSEHDCQQIYDNHQRELIETAKHNFQELLMEHADLFYHFKNIEPSGTVTQNDVKEITDVLQEDLRYKLLDRLDQDRKLMLFQHLGFVHCPIREHCPAFPNCMDALIERILIANQNLPNPRFAQKDGQLQLNLIVIGLDYIANDFIDKVHQHCNDNGEYIVDGQVYGLNIETINRENDSFSFDLASKGLICCYSNRQTFTYIYEVLDRLLVDNLDFKDSVNNLHIVFMSDEKNSESTLQQLQSDGQSLAERLHCVFIDENEFYASGQETRFVDTTLNSVIDSIPFEELKYGMNMVDMPDLRIIMCIFCGDPFSIENLLSSMMIEQSCISAGERNIIFEMFLGDSKRRVELILSSYHGANAFRDDLIHGFILLYSSKRKASLSTLSAFSLNIPNLPMQIVSVSEQGGVNAFFNNETSQMLITEGNAIADKLRAHFATASDDDNQFKFASFAPFLKEVWDKKPEIEQAFNMEEPLTIDSGEGTMEHSMHHHHQQAPQPPPRYESYLINGSSTTYRSGNQHPHPHQQQKMLFDNRSINSLDDLDNLKQHQQQYSNMYYYEDSSDFDKGGSNQGFQIYPPPTTPPEPAPPDHLLTPSSILRQLKANTVSQSQSSLEEINCWLDDGFLIPKQDNKQNEDIWKQVNAHHAFTTGRRPNQTSFAKKIRPKGPSQTLKQPGKLNLKSFAIVNEAIARMNIGQSDGQGQLGMGGGQPPPPMTEKEKKKAKKLLQQQLENAPLAAPEDDSEDYEDEAGYEQINDAFSDAVNNVASQLFTTFSGGQRVIVGPDAAQREAMDLAGKNKLRQRREKEQIFNIPEYSDSESDSSSLERKRSTDGYSKINRKPQTHKRHRKKRTAIPVQPPKIPLGPFGGGGGLGSAGAGDGGGPPMMVSMPGSGGPLGSALGMPMMYQKLKNEKNIGMDRQEDESSIDVSSPRDNNSPIFGVLPKMGGDREKLITKQKNWFGKEIDSSKSSSKDSKDSDTNSKKTAGRTGKLTGKNAKNVPPVPQQPSLASFKQSDKNLVPLFVEKCVKFIELEGLDSEGIYRVPGNRTHVDLLYQKFDEEVDVDIEKLDIPVNAVATALKDFFSKRLPPLFAADMMAELEDIAGSRPQQAISSHNMDVVKTDRSCRLIALRSLLGRLPTNNFAILSYIFQHFVRVSENSKLNSMDSKNLAICWWPTLLPIEFTDMMRFETMRPYLEDIVQTMIDQYPFLFRGEEAFVMV; translated from the exons ATGAAACAGATCAATGTTGCCGTCGTCGGACTGTCCGGTGTCGAGAAGGACAAGGGCCAGCTGGGGGTGGGCAAGTCCTGCCTGTGCAATCGGTTTGTCCGACCGAAAACCGATGATTATGCGATCGATCACATTTCGGTGCTGAGTCAG TCCGACTTCAGCGGCCGGGTTGTAAACAACGATCACTTTCTCTACTGGGGTGAGGTGCGTAAAACGTCCGACGAGGGCGTCGAGTATAATTTTAGCGTCGTCGAGCAGACCGAGTTTGTTGACGATGCCACATTCCAGCCCTTCAAGGTGGGCAAAATGGAACCGTACAGCAAACGGTGTTCGGCCATCCGACTTAGCTCGCAGGAAAAACTAAAGTACATCTGCAAAAATCAGCTCGGCATTGAGCACGAATACGAAGAAGTCGTCCTCCCGGAGGGTCGATTCCTAGTGGATGGATTCGTGTGCGTGTTCGACGTCAGCGTAGTCCCCAATCGGACCGTCGAGAAGCAGATCGAGTTCATCAACCAGATCGTGAACAACATCCTGAAGAACAAAAAACCAATCGTGCTGGTGACGACCAAAAACGATGACGCCAACGAGTTGTACATTCGCGAGGTGGAAAAATTCTGCAGTCGAAAGGAATACAAAGGTCAAATCGTGATGGTGGAATCGTCGGCCCACGAAAGCATCAACGTTGATTTGGGTTTCATCGTGCTGGCACAGATTATCGATAAGGCAAAGCAGCGCTCGAAAATTATGAGCTACACCGAAGCAGCCAAACAGCGAACCGATCTGCTGAATGCCAGCTCCGAGTTCGTAACCCGCCTGATACGCACCCAAATCACCGATCACCGGTCGATTTGGACTAGCTCGTCGAAAAAACTAGCCAGCCACCGGGAGTGGAACGATTTTTTGGAACTGTTTGGTCAGGAAGCGGGTCAGCGGATATTCCGGCGGcatattaaaaagttacgtGAAGACTACCAGGCGAAGAAGCTCCAAAGTTACATGGAGTCGTTCGCGTGTGTCTTGCAGGAGCTTCTACCGGACATGAACAGTATTAACCTGGAGCTGGATACCTTCAACGATTGGCAGTCTATTCGGGGCTACTTCCGTAACCATGTCGAGTTCGAGCAGTATTTCTTCGATGCGGTCGAACGGGGTGGCAGCTGGGCGGAGTTGAGCGATATGAGCGACATGGAGGACGAAAACCGGATACCGTTCGATATCCTGGAGACGGCCGAGGCGGAAACGGTGTTCAAAAACCACATGAACGCACTGCAGCAGGAGCAGAAGCGGCTGGA ATGGAAGAAGCAGTTCAAAAAGCTGCTGGAGGAAACCGGTTACGTAACACCGGGCAAACAGCTGGCGGAGGTCCGGGTCCTGTTTATGGGTCGCGAGTGCTTCGAAGCCCTGTCGGAGCATGACTGCCAGCAGATCTACGATAACCACCAGCGGGAGCTCATCGAAACAGCGAAGCACAATTTCCAGGAGCTGCTTATGGAACATGCCGATTTGTTTTACCACTTTAAAAACATTGAACCGTCGGGAACGGTCACGCAGAACGACGTGAAGGAGATCACCGATGTGCTGCAGGAGGACCTCCGCTATAAGCTGCTCGATCGGCTCGATCAGGACCGTAAGCTGATGCTGTTCCAACATCTCGGTTTCGTTCACTGTCCGATCCGCGAGCACTGTCCGGCGTTTCCGAATTGCATGGATGCGCTGATTGAACGGATTTTGATCGCCAACCAGAA ccTACCGAATCCCCGCTTCGCCCAGAAAGATGGCCAGCTGCAGTTAAATTTGATCGTTATCGGACTGGATTACATTGCGAATGATTTTATCGACAAAGTGCACCAGCACTGCAACGACAACGGCGAGTACATCGTCGACGGGCAGGTCTACGGACTGAACATAGAAACCATCAACCGGGAGAACGATTCCTTCTCGTTTGATTTGGCCTCCAAGGGGCTAATCTGTTGCTACTCGAACAGGCAAACTTTTACCTACATCTACGAAGTGCTCGACCGTCTACTAGTGGATAATCTAGACTTCAAAGATAGTGTAAACAATCTGCACATCGTGTTTATGAGTGACGAGAAGAATAGTGAGAGTACCCTGCAGCAGCTGCAAAGTGATGGCCAATCGCTGGCGGAACGTCTTCACTGTGTCTTCATTGACGAGAACGAATTCTACGCCTCCGGACAGGAGACCCGTTTCGTGGATACCACACTGAACAGTGTAATCGACTCGATTCCCTTCGAGGAACTCAAGTATGGCATGAATATGGTGGACATGCCCGATCTGCGGATTATTATGTGCATTTTTTGTGGCGATCCATTCTCGATCGAAAACTTGCTGAGTTCGATGATGATCGAACAGTCCTGCATCAGTGCTGGAGAGCGTAACATCATTTTCGAGATGTTCCTAGGGGACTCCAAGCGACGCGTGGAACTTATTCTGTCCTCTTACCATGGGGCGAATGCCTTCCGAGATGATCTAATCCATGGTTTTATCCTGCTGTACTCAAGCAAACGAAAGGCGTCCCTATCGACACTGAGCGCCTTTTCGCTGAACATTCCGAACCTACCAATGCAGATTGTGTCCGTCTCGGAGCAAGGTGGTGTCAATGCCTTCTTCAACAACGAAACCTCCCAGATGCTGATCACCGAGGGGAACGCCATAGCCGACAAGCTGCGGGCACACTTCGCCACCGCCTCCGATGACGATAACCAGTTCAAATTCGCTTCGTTTGCTCCCTTCCTGAAAGAGGTCTGGGACAAGAAGCCAGAAATCGAGCAAGCCTTCAACATGGAGGAACCTCTGACAATCGATTCCGGCGAAGGAACGATGGAACACTCGATGCATCACCATCACCAGCAAGCGCCGCAACCACCGCCACGATACGAAAGCTATCTGATCAATGGTTCCTCAACAACCTACCGCAGTGGTAATCAGCACCCGCACCCCCATCAACAGCAAAAGATGCTGTTTGATAATCGTTCCATCAATTCGTTGGACGATCTAGACAACCTAAAGCAGCATCAGCAACAGTATTCCAACATGTACTACTACGAGGATAGCAGTGATTTTGACAAGGGTGGAAGTAACCAGGGCTTTCAGATTTATCCGCCACCAACGACACCACCGGAACCGGCGCCACCTGATCATCTGCTGACGCCTTCGTCCATTCTGCGCCAGTTGAAGGCCAACACGGTTTCGCAATCGCAGAGCAGCCTCGAGGAGATTAACT GCTGGCTAGACGACGGTTTTCTAATCCCGAAGCAGGACAACAAACAGAACGAAGACATCTGGAAGCAGGTTAATGCCCACCACGCCTTCACCACCGGTCGAAGACCGAATCAGACATCGTTCGCGAAGAAAATTCGCCCCAAAGGCCCAAGCCAAACATTGAAGCAGCCGGGAAAACTAAATCTAAAAAGTTTCGCCATTGTCAATGAAGCGATTGCTCGGATGAATATCGGCCAATCCGATGGTCAAGGCCAGCTGGGAATGGGTGGTGGCCAGCCGCCTCCTCCGATGACCGAAAAGGAGAAAAAGAAAGCCAAAAAGCTGCTGCAGCAGCAGCTAGAAAATGCGCCGCTTGCGGCTCCCGAGGATGATAGCGAGGACTACGAAGATGAAGCCGGCTACGAGCAGATCAACGATGCATTTAGCGATGCGGTTAACAACGTGGCGAGTCAATTATTTACCACCTTCTCCGGTGGGCAGCGTGTAATCGTCGGACCCGATGCGGCACAGCGGGAAGCCATGGATTTGGCTGGGAAGAACAAGCTTCGACAGCGGCGGGAGAAGGAACAAA TTTTCAACATTCCAGAGTACTCCGATTCGGAGAGCGATTCCAGTTCGCTGGAACGCAAACGCTCAACGGACGGGTACTCGAAAATCAACCGTAAACCACAGACACACAAGCGGCACCGCAAGAAGCGTACCGCAATCCCAGTGCAGCCGCCAAAAATCCCGCTGGGTCCTTTCGGAGGTGGTGGCGGGCTCGGTTCCGCGGGGGCAGGTGATGGCGGAGGACCTCCGATGATGGTGTCCATGCCAGGCAGTGGAGGCCCGCTTGGCTCCGCTCTCGGCATGCCGATGATGTACCAGAAGCTTAAAAACGAAAAGAACATCGGAATGGACCGGCAGGAGGATGAATCCAGTATTGATGTGTCCTCGCCGAGGGACAACAATTCGCCGATC TTTGGCGTTCTTCCCAAAATGGGTGGCGATCGGGAAAAGTTGATCACCAAGCAGAAGAACTGGTTCGGTAAGGAGATCGATAGCAGCAAGAGCAGTTCCAAAGACTCGAAGGATTCGGACACCAACTCGAAGAAGACGGCCGGCCGTACCGGAAAGCTGACCGGTAAGAATGCTAAAAATGTTCCTCCCGTTCCGCAGCAGCCATCGCTGGCGAGCTTCAAGCAGTCGGACAAGAATTTAGTTCCATTATTCGTGGAAAAGTGTGTTAAATTTATCGAACTGGAGGGACTGGACTCGGAGGGAATCTATCGAGTTCCCGGTAATAGGACTCACGTCGATCTGCTGTATCAGAAGTTCGATGAAG AGGTTGATGTGGACATCGAGAAGTTGGACATTCCTGTGAATGCGGTGGCGACAGCTTTGAAGGATTTCTTTTCCAAGCGATTGCCGCCGTTGTTTGCCGCCGATATGATGGCTGAGCTGGAGGATATTGCCGGATCACGGCCTCAGCAGGCCATCAGTAGTCATAACATGGATGTGGTGAAAACCGACCGCAGTTGTCGACTGATTGCGCTGCGATCGCTGCTCGGTCGGCTACCGACGAATAATTTTGCGATCCTCAGTTATATCTTCCAACATTTCGTGAG GGTCTCGGAAAACTCCAAGCTTAACAGCATGGATAGCAAAAACCTAGCGATCTGCTGGTGGCCAACACTGCTGCCGATCGAGTTCACCGACATGATGCGGTTCGAAACGATGCGACCCTACCTGGAGGACATCGTCCAGACGATGATCGATCAGTATCCGTTCTTGTTCCGCGGTGAGGAAGCCTTCGTGATGGTCTGA